Below is a genomic region from Candidatus Cloacimonadota bacterium.
CATCTACAACCACAAAAACTGGTCGCTCAGCAACTTGCGCTAAGGTGTTAAATGCATCCACAACACTTCTTGTCGTGGGCCAATCTTTATCCGATAACAGCTTGACATTCTTTCTGAGCTGTTCCCAGTCAGCTCGTTTTGAACGAGGCGATACTGCCTGTATAGCGGATAAAAGACCTCTAACTAATGTGCTGTTCAAAGATTCGTAACGGGAGACCGCTCTGATGCCAATAGCAGGCGCATTTTCGCTGCCCAGTTCTAAAAACCTCTTGAAACGGGTAGCAATCTTTTTATCGACGCTGGAAAGGTTTTTGTAACACAAGTTACGCCTCTTTTGATCGGCGCATGTGAGTGCAAGTAAAAAATTACAGAACGCGCTCTTGCCCGTGCCGTAAGGTCCAGTGAGCGACCATGCATTGACAGATTCACCTTCTATTGCGTCGGCAAGGCGATATAATATGCTGCAACCGACGGGAGTGATTTGAAAACGGTTCAACAGCGCCATATCATCGGCATCACGGTCGAGATTGACGGAACGGGCAACCGATCGATCGATTTTTATCAATTGTAATAGATCAACGTGCCTCATCTTTTCCCTCCGTAATACTTCATCAAGCATTCTTCATACAACGCCGCAGGACTTCCAGTAAATTGTACTTGCCGGATACCATTTGTCTCGGTAAATGTCGCCCCCTTAAATTGTCGGCAAATTCTATCAAGCCTCTGTCCACATTCAGATTCCGTTAGTCGGAATGCCATGCCTGGCGACATAGGGCCATACGCTATTTGAATAAGTGACAGACTGTTTTGCCCCGGATGCCATTGCGCCGCATAATCAAATACGGCAGCCATAAAGACTAAATCTGGTAAATTTGGTTTAGTGCCGGATGAAAAGCGGTATCGATCTTTGTCGGGTGTCTCGACAGCCGGAACAATTAATCCAAGATCGGTAAAAGGACAGCGGATCTCTGCATGTTCGCGTCTTTCAGGCACGAACATGCGGAGAATGCATGATACATCTTTTTCAAATGAGCCAGCAGCGATATCGCAAATCTTCTCCGTCTCTTTTGCTTTGTTATGCACTGCGCTCGTCAGTTCGCGCGCTGTGAATGTCTGAAGTGTCACATATGAAAAGGCGATATTCCAAGTGACGGCAATAAAAGGGGCTCGAAATATCTGCCAATGTAGCAGCCAAAGGCTTGCCGGGTCTTCCAGATAGGGGTCCCACCCTTTTTCTGTGTCTAGCATTTTTTCCCCAAACGCGGTCGGTTTTAAACAACCGGGCTTTGCGTCATCCTCCAAGAGTCGAAAAAGAATGCACCAATACCGAATCGATCTTACCATGTTTTTACCAACTCCAAGTTGCTCAATGGAGTTTTCATCATTAAATACATGCCGATTGGCACAGCATCGGTCGTATCCTTTTTTAAGCCACCCGTACCGCGGTGTAAAAGTTTCATGGCGTCCTGCGCTTCCATTGATTAGCGCTTCATCCAAGGTAATCATTATATTCTCCATATTATTGCTCCGGTGACTGAATTTCTATCAAAGTGTATATGCGTCTCATCGCTGACGACGAGA
It encodes:
- a CDS encoding DUF4007 family protein produces the protein MITLDEALINGSAGRHETFTPRYGWLKKGYDRCCANRHVFNDENSIEQLGVGKNMVRSIRYWCILFRLLEDDAKPGCLKPTAFGEKMLDTEKGWDPYLEDPASLWLLHWQIFRAPFIAVTWNIAFSYVTLQTFTARELTSAVHNKAKETEKICDIAAGSFEKDVSCILRMFVPERREHAEIRCPFTDLGLIVPAVETPDKDRYRFSSGTKPNLPDLVFMAAVFDYAAQWHPGQNSLSLIQIAYGPMSPGMAFRLTESECGQRLDRICRQFKGATFTETNGIRQVQFTGSPAALYEECLMKYYGGKR